One part of the Gopherus evgoodei ecotype Sinaloan lineage unplaced genomic scaffold, rGopEvg1_v1.p scaffold_52_arrow_ctg1, whole genome shotgun sequence genome encodes these proteins:
- the LOC115643226 gene encoding rhotekin-like isoform X3 gives MDMAARDRFAEMQDRLRILEDLNMLYIRQIALSLQDTDIQKKIDHELRMREGACKLLAACTQREQALEATKSLLVCNSRIMAYMAELQRMKEAQVAQRTVRRPSDAGPMDDRLPCRGKVCVSDLRIPLMWKDTEYFKNKGDLHRCAVFCLLQLGVEIYDTEMVLVDRTLTDICFENGVLFTEAGPDFELKVELYSAGLEEDSALGSTPKKLASKLSSSLGRSSGKRLRAALDGAPGSPVSNGGSSPLLLPAPSVAGPKYHLLAHTVLSLAEVQDSFRTHDLAITSNEESSFWLPLYGSMCCRLAAQPNCMAQQMMCGFLKLQQQVGEQQSWARLFCVLRGSNLLCYRRPQDTEALVEPALTIAINKETRIRATEKDPRNKLQSMSVTNRYGGEEVTHTLLAESRADTQRWMEAFWQHFYDLSQWKQCCDELMKIEVPSPRKPPALLAKQGSLYHEMAIEPVDDIEAVTDILARRVTALELRPDLGCPPWLSLFEGPLLSASHASITSETASASPSRSRPPWGRPRTLSLDARLSTLKGRAGKGPATALRLLAGPPHSSSSSSGSTTPESERQGRCPTRPTLDPRSCLQSQV, from the exons ATGGACATGGCGGCGAGGGACAGGTTTGCAGAGATGCAGGACAGGCTTCGAATTCTGGAGGACCTCAACATGCTGTACATCCGGCAGATCGCGCTCAGCCTGCAG gACACGGACATCCAGAAGAAGATTGACCATGAGCTCCGGATGCGTGAAGGTGCCTGCAAGCTGCTGGCAGCCTGCACACAGCGGGAGCAGGCGCTTGAGGCAACCAAGAGCCTTCTGGTCTGCAACAGCCGCATCATGGCCTACATGGCCGAGCTGCAGCGCATGAAGGAGGCGCAGGTGGCGCAGAGGACGGTCCGGCG CCCCTCGGACGCTGGCCCCATGGACGATCGCTTACCCTGCAGGGGGAAGGTCTGCGTGTCAG atctCCGGATCCCCTTGATGTGGAAGGATACGGAGTATTTCAAAAACAAGGGAG ACCTGCATCGCTGTGCCGTGTTCTGCCTGCTGCAGCTCGGTGTGGAGATCTATGACACCGAGATGGTGCTGGTGGACCGGACGCTCACTGACATCTGCTTTGAGAACGGGGTCCTCTt CACGGAGGCAGGCCCAGACTTCGAGCTGAAGGTGGAGCTGTACAgcgcagggctggaggaggactCTGCGCTTGGTAGCACCCCAAAGAAGCTGGCCAGCAAACTGAGCAGCTCGCTGGGACGTTCCTCCGGGAAGCGGCTGCGTGCGGCGTTGGACGGGGCCCCAGGGAGCCCCGTGAGTAATGGGGggagcagccccctcctgctgccgGCCCCCAGCGTGGC GGGCCCCAAGTACCACCTGCTGGCCCATACCGTGCTCTCACTGGCCGAGGTTCAGGACAGCTTCCGTACCCATGACTTGGCCATCACCAGCAATG AGGAGAGCTCCTTCTGGCTGCCCCTCTATGGCAGCATGTGCTGCCGCCTGGCTGCCCAGCCCAACTGCATGGCCCAGCAGATGATGTGCGGCTTCTTGAAATTGCAG cagcaggtgggcgagcagcagagctgggCGCGGCTGTTCTGCGTGCTGCGGGGCTCCAACCTCCTCTGCTACCGCCGGCCCCAAGACACCGAGGCCCTGGTGGAGCCGGCACTCACCATTGCCATCAACAAG GAGACGCGGATCCGGGCCACGGAGAAGGACCCCAGGAACAAGCTGCAGAGCATGTCGGTGACCAACCGctatgggggggaggaggtgacGCACACGCTGCTGGCGGAGAGCCGGGCCGACACGCAGCGCTGGATGGAGGCCTTCTGGCAGCACTTCTACGACTTga GCCAGTGGAAGCAGTGCTGTGATGAGCTGATGAAGATCGAGGTGCCATCCCCACgcaagcccccagccctgctggccaAGCAGGGCTCCCTGTACCATGAGATGG CTATTGAGCCTGTGGACGACATTGAGGCCGTGACGGACATCCTGGCGCGGCGGGTGACGGCCCTGGAGCTGCGGCCAGACCTTGGCTGCCCCCCATGGCTGTCTCTCTTTGAGGGGCCCCTGCTCAGCGCGTCCCATGCCAGCATCACTTCTGAGACGGCCAGCGCCAGCCCCTCTCGCTCACGCCCGCCGTGGGGCCGGCCCCGCACGCTCTCCCTGGACGCCAGGCTCAGCACGCTGAAGGGGCGTGCTGGGAAGGGCCCCGCCACCGCCCTGCGCCTGCTGGCCggccccccccactccagctcctccagcagcGGCAGCACCACCCCCGAGTCAGAGCGCCAGGGCCGCTGCCCCACTCGCCCCACCCTGGATCCTCGCAGCTGTCTGCAATCCCAGGTCTGA
- the LOC115643226 gene encoding rhotekin-like isoform X4, with protein sequence MDMAARDRFAEMQDRLRILEDLNMLYIRQIALSLQDTDIQKKIDHELRMREGACKLLAACTQREQALEATKSLLVCNSRIMAYMAELQRMKEAQVAQRTVRRPSDAGPMDDRLPCRGKVCVSDLRIPLMWKDTEYFKNKGDLHRCAVFCLLQLGVEIYDTEMVLVDRTLTDICFENGVLFTEAGPDFELKVELYSAGLEEDSALGSTPKKLASKLSSSLGRSSGKRLRAALDGAPGSPVSNGGSSPLLLPAPSVAGPKYHLLAHTVLSLAEVQDSFRTHDLAITSNEESSFWLPLYGSMCCRLAAQPNCMAQQMMCGFLKLQQVGEQQSWARLFCVLRGSNLLCYRRPQDTEALVEPALTIAINKETRIRATEKDPRNKLQSMSVTNRYGGEEVTHTLLAESRADTQRWMEAFWQHFYDLSQWKQCCDELMKIEVPSPRKPPALLAKQGSLYHEMAIEPVDDIEAVTDILARRVTALELRPDLGCPPWLSLFEGPLLSASHASITSETASASPSRSRPPWGRPRTLSLDARLSTLKGRAGKGPATALRLLAGPPHSSSSSSGSTTPESERQGRCPTRPTLDPRSCLQSQV encoded by the exons ATGGACATGGCGGCGAGGGACAGGTTTGCAGAGATGCAGGACAGGCTTCGAATTCTGGAGGACCTCAACATGCTGTACATCCGGCAGATCGCGCTCAGCCTGCAG gACACGGACATCCAGAAGAAGATTGACCATGAGCTCCGGATGCGTGAAGGTGCCTGCAAGCTGCTGGCAGCCTGCACACAGCGGGAGCAGGCGCTTGAGGCAACCAAGAGCCTTCTGGTCTGCAACAGCCGCATCATGGCCTACATGGCCGAGCTGCAGCGCATGAAGGAGGCGCAGGTGGCGCAGAGGACGGTCCGGCG CCCCTCGGACGCTGGCCCCATGGACGATCGCTTACCCTGCAGGGGGAAGGTCTGCGTGTCAG atctCCGGATCCCCTTGATGTGGAAGGATACGGAGTATTTCAAAAACAAGGGAG ACCTGCATCGCTGTGCCGTGTTCTGCCTGCTGCAGCTCGGTGTGGAGATCTATGACACCGAGATGGTGCTGGTGGACCGGACGCTCACTGACATCTGCTTTGAGAACGGGGTCCTCTt CACGGAGGCAGGCCCAGACTTCGAGCTGAAGGTGGAGCTGTACAgcgcagggctggaggaggactCTGCGCTTGGTAGCACCCCAAAGAAGCTGGCCAGCAAACTGAGCAGCTCGCTGGGACGTTCCTCCGGGAAGCGGCTGCGTGCGGCGTTGGACGGGGCCCCAGGGAGCCCCGTGAGTAATGGGGggagcagccccctcctgctgccgGCCCCCAGCGTGGC GGGCCCCAAGTACCACCTGCTGGCCCATACCGTGCTCTCACTGGCCGAGGTTCAGGACAGCTTCCGTACCCATGACTTGGCCATCACCAGCAATG AGGAGAGCTCCTTCTGGCTGCCCCTCTATGGCAGCATGTGCTGCCGCCTGGCTGCCCAGCCCAACTGCATGGCCCAGCAGATGATGTGCGGCTTCTTGAAATTGCAG caggtgggcgagcagcagagctgggCGCGGCTGTTCTGCGTGCTGCGGGGCTCCAACCTCCTCTGCTACCGCCGGCCCCAAGACACCGAGGCCCTGGTGGAGCCGGCACTCACCATTGCCATCAACAAG GAGACGCGGATCCGGGCCACGGAGAAGGACCCCAGGAACAAGCTGCAGAGCATGTCGGTGACCAACCGctatgggggggaggaggtgacGCACACGCTGCTGGCGGAGAGCCGGGCCGACACGCAGCGCTGGATGGAGGCCTTCTGGCAGCACTTCTACGACTTga GCCAGTGGAAGCAGTGCTGTGATGAGCTGATGAAGATCGAGGTGCCATCCCCACgcaagcccccagccctgctggccaAGCAGGGCTCCCTGTACCATGAGATGG CTATTGAGCCTGTGGACGACATTGAGGCCGTGACGGACATCCTGGCGCGGCGGGTGACGGCCCTGGAGCTGCGGCCAGACCTTGGCTGCCCCCCATGGCTGTCTCTCTTTGAGGGGCCCCTGCTCAGCGCGTCCCATGCCAGCATCACTTCTGAGACGGCCAGCGCCAGCCCCTCTCGCTCACGCCCGCCGTGGGGCCGGCCCCGCACGCTCTCCCTGGACGCCAGGCTCAGCACGCTGAAGGGGCGTGCTGGGAAGGGCCCCGCCACCGCCCTGCGCCTGCTGGCCggccccccccactccagctcctccagcagcGGCAGCACCACCCCCGAGTCAGAGCGCCAGGGCCGCTGCCCCACTCGCCCCACCCTGGATCCTCGCAGCTGTCTGCAATCCCAGGTCTGA
- the LOC115643226 gene encoding rhotekin-like isoform X5, protein MDSCRIGKDTDIQKKIDHELRMREGACKLLAACTQREQALEATKSLLVCNSRIMAYMAELQRMKEAQVAQRTVRRPSDAGPMDDRLPCRGKVCVSDLRIPLMWKDTEYFKNKGDLHRCAVFCLLQLGVEIYDTEMVLVDRTLTDICFENGVLFTEAGPDFELKVELYSAGLEEDSALGSTPKKLASKLSSSLGRSSGKRLRAALDGAPGSPVSNGGSSPLLLPAPSVAGPKYHLLAHTVLSLAEVQDSFRTHDLAITSNEESSFWLPLYGSMCCRLAAQPNCMAQQMMCGFLKLQQQVGEQQSWARLFCVLRGSNLLCYRRPQDTEALVEPALTIAINKETRIRATEKDPRNKLQSMSVTNRYGGEEVTHTLLAESRADTQRWMEAFWQHFYDLSQWKQCCDELMKIEVPSPRKPPALLAKQGSLYHEMAIEPVDDIEAVTDILARRVTALELRPDLGCPPWLSLFEGPLLSASHASITSETASASPSRSRPPWGRPRTLSLDARLSTLKGRAGKGPATALRLLAGPPHSSSSSSGSTTPESERQGRCPTRPTLDPRSCLQSQV, encoded by the exons ATGGACAGCTGCAGGATCGGCAAA gACACGGACATCCAGAAGAAGATTGACCATGAGCTCCGGATGCGTGAAGGTGCCTGCAAGCTGCTGGCAGCCTGCACACAGCGGGAGCAGGCGCTTGAGGCAACCAAGAGCCTTCTGGTCTGCAACAGCCGCATCATGGCCTACATGGCCGAGCTGCAGCGCATGAAGGAGGCGCAGGTGGCGCAGAGGACGGTCCGGCG CCCCTCGGACGCTGGCCCCATGGACGATCGCTTACCCTGCAGGGGGAAGGTCTGCGTGTCAG atctCCGGATCCCCTTGATGTGGAAGGATACGGAGTATTTCAAAAACAAGGGAG ACCTGCATCGCTGTGCCGTGTTCTGCCTGCTGCAGCTCGGTGTGGAGATCTATGACACCGAGATGGTGCTGGTGGACCGGACGCTCACTGACATCTGCTTTGAGAACGGGGTCCTCTt CACGGAGGCAGGCCCAGACTTCGAGCTGAAGGTGGAGCTGTACAgcgcagggctggaggaggactCTGCGCTTGGTAGCACCCCAAAGAAGCTGGCCAGCAAACTGAGCAGCTCGCTGGGACGTTCCTCCGGGAAGCGGCTGCGTGCGGCGTTGGACGGGGCCCCAGGGAGCCCCGTGAGTAATGGGGggagcagccccctcctgctgccgGCCCCCAGCGTGGC GGGCCCCAAGTACCACCTGCTGGCCCATACCGTGCTCTCACTGGCCGAGGTTCAGGACAGCTTCCGTACCCATGACTTGGCCATCACCAGCAATG AGGAGAGCTCCTTCTGGCTGCCCCTCTATGGCAGCATGTGCTGCCGCCTGGCTGCCCAGCCCAACTGCATGGCCCAGCAGATGATGTGCGGCTTCTTGAAATTGCAG cagcaggtgggcgagcagcagagctgggCGCGGCTGTTCTGCGTGCTGCGGGGCTCCAACCTCCTCTGCTACCGCCGGCCCCAAGACACCGAGGCCCTGGTGGAGCCGGCACTCACCATTGCCATCAACAAG GAGACGCGGATCCGGGCCACGGAGAAGGACCCCAGGAACAAGCTGCAGAGCATGTCGGTGACCAACCGctatgggggggaggaggtgacGCACACGCTGCTGGCGGAGAGCCGGGCCGACACGCAGCGCTGGATGGAGGCCTTCTGGCAGCACTTCTACGACTTga GCCAGTGGAAGCAGTGCTGTGATGAGCTGATGAAGATCGAGGTGCCATCCCCACgcaagcccccagccctgctggccaAGCAGGGCTCCCTGTACCATGAGATGG CTATTGAGCCTGTGGACGACATTGAGGCCGTGACGGACATCCTGGCGCGGCGGGTGACGGCCCTGGAGCTGCGGCCAGACCTTGGCTGCCCCCCATGGCTGTCTCTCTTTGAGGGGCCCCTGCTCAGCGCGTCCCATGCCAGCATCACTTCTGAGACGGCCAGCGCCAGCCCCTCTCGCTCACGCCCGCCGTGGGGCCGGCCCCGCACGCTCTCCCTGGACGCCAGGCTCAGCACGCTGAAGGGGCGTGCTGGGAAGGGCCCCGCCACCGCCCTGCGCCTGCTGGCCggccccccccactccagctcctccagcagcGGCAGCACCACCCCCGAGTCAGAGCGCCAGGGCCGCTGCCCCACTCGCCCCACCCTGGATCCTCGCAGCTGTCTGCAATCCCAGGTCTGA
- the LOC115643226 gene encoding rhotekin-like isoform X1: MFCRNHRSRVTVARGSALEMEIRRGRFRLSLLGDPPQDTDIQKKIDHELRMREGACKLLAACTQREQALEATKSLLVCNSRIMAYMAELQRMKEAQVAQRTVRRPSDAGPMDDRLPCRGKVCVSDLRIPLMWKDTEYFKNKGDLHRCAVFCLLQLGVEIYDTEMVLVDRTLTDICFENGVLFTEAGPDFELKVELYSAGLEEDSALGSTPKKLASKLSSSLGRSSGKRLRAALDGAPGSPVSNGGSSPLLLPAPSVAGPKYHLLAHTVLSLAEVQDSFRTHDLAITSNEESSFWLPLYGSMCCRLAAQPNCMAQQMMCGFLKLQQQVGEQQSWARLFCVLRGSNLLCYRRPQDTEALVEPALTIAINKETRIRATEKDPRNKLQSMSVTNRYGGEEVTHTLLAESRADTQRWMEAFWQHFYDLSQWKQCCDELMKIEVPSPRKPPALLAKQGSLYHEMAIEPVDDIEAVTDILARRVTALELRPDLGCPPWLSLFEGPLLSASHASITSETASASPSRSRPPWGRPRTLSLDARLSTLKGRAGKGPATALRLLAGPPHSSSSSSGSTTPESERQGRCPTRPTLDPRSCLQSQV, encoded by the exons gACACGGACATCCAGAAGAAGATTGACCATGAGCTCCGGATGCGTGAAGGTGCCTGCAAGCTGCTGGCAGCCTGCACACAGCGGGAGCAGGCGCTTGAGGCAACCAAGAGCCTTCTGGTCTGCAACAGCCGCATCATGGCCTACATGGCCGAGCTGCAGCGCATGAAGGAGGCGCAGGTGGCGCAGAGGACGGTCCGGCG CCCCTCGGACGCTGGCCCCATGGACGATCGCTTACCCTGCAGGGGGAAGGTCTGCGTGTCAG atctCCGGATCCCCTTGATGTGGAAGGATACGGAGTATTTCAAAAACAAGGGAG ACCTGCATCGCTGTGCCGTGTTCTGCCTGCTGCAGCTCGGTGTGGAGATCTATGACACCGAGATGGTGCTGGTGGACCGGACGCTCACTGACATCTGCTTTGAGAACGGGGTCCTCTt CACGGAGGCAGGCCCAGACTTCGAGCTGAAGGTGGAGCTGTACAgcgcagggctggaggaggactCTGCGCTTGGTAGCACCCCAAAGAAGCTGGCCAGCAAACTGAGCAGCTCGCTGGGACGTTCCTCCGGGAAGCGGCTGCGTGCGGCGTTGGACGGGGCCCCAGGGAGCCCCGTGAGTAATGGGGggagcagccccctcctgctgccgGCCCCCAGCGTGGC GGGCCCCAAGTACCACCTGCTGGCCCATACCGTGCTCTCACTGGCCGAGGTTCAGGACAGCTTCCGTACCCATGACTTGGCCATCACCAGCAATG AGGAGAGCTCCTTCTGGCTGCCCCTCTATGGCAGCATGTGCTGCCGCCTGGCTGCCCAGCCCAACTGCATGGCCCAGCAGATGATGTGCGGCTTCTTGAAATTGCAG cagcaggtgggcgagcagcagagctgggCGCGGCTGTTCTGCGTGCTGCGGGGCTCCAACCTCCTCTGCTACCGCCGGCCCCAAGACACCGAGGCCCTGGTGGAGCCGGCACTCACCATTGCCATCAACAAG GAGACGCGGATCCGGGCCACGGAGAAGGACCCCAGGAACAAGCTGCAGAGCATGTCGGTGACCAACCGctatgggggggaggaggtgacGCACACGCTGCTGGCGGAGAGCCGGGCCGACACGCAGCGCTGGATGGAGGCCTTCTGGCAGCACTTCTACGACTTga GCCAGTGGAAGCAGTGCTGTGATGAGCTGATGAAGATCGAGGTGCCATCCCCACgcaagcccccagccctgctggccaAGCAGGGCTCCCTGTACCATGAGATGG CTATTGAGCCTGTGGACGACATTGAGGCCGTGACGGACATCCTGGCGCGGCGGGTGACGGCCCTGGAGCTGCGGCCAGACCTTGGCTGCCCCCCATGGCTGTCTCTCTTTGAGGGGCCCCTGCTCAGCGCGTCCCATGCCAGCATCACTTCTGAGACGGCCAGCGCCAGCCCCTCTCGCTCACGCCCGCCGTGGGGCCGGCCCCGCACGCTCTCCCTGGACGCCAGGCTCAGCACGCTGAAGGGGCGTGCTGGGAAGGGCCCCGCCACCGCCCTGCGCCTGCTGGCCggccccccccactccagctcctccagcagcGGCAGCACCACCCCCGAGTCAGAGCGCCAGGGCCGCTGCCCCACTCGCCCCACCCTGGATCCTCGCAGCTGTCTGCAATCCCAGGTCTGA
- the LOC115643226 gene encoding rhotekin-like isoform X6 codes for MFCRNHRSRVTVARGSALEMEIRRGRFRLSLLGDPPQDTDIQKKIDHELRMREGACKLLAACTQREQALEATKSLLVCNSRIMAYMAELQRMKEAQVAQRTVRRPSDAGPMDDRLPCRGKVCVSDLRIPLMWKDTEYFKNKGDLHRCAVFCLLQLGVEIYDTEMVLVDRTLTDICFENGVLFTEAGPDFELKVELYSAGLEEDSALGSTPKKLASKLSSSLGRSSGKRLRAALDGAPGSPVSNGGSSPLLLPAPSVAGPKYHLLAHTVLSLAEVQDSFRTHDLAITSNEESSFWLPLYGSMCCRLAAQPNCMAQQMMCGFLKLQQQVGEQQSWARLFCVLRGSNLLCYRRPQDTEALVEPALTIAINKETRIRATEKDPRNKLQSMSVTNRYGGEEVTHTLLAESRADTQRWMEAFWQHFYDLSQWKQCCDELMKIEVPSPRKPPALLAKQGSLYHEMALPGPAVPPAACEGLLLQDNAVSAEIRALLSSYYSDSY; via the exons gACACGGACATCCAGAAGAAGATTGACCATGAGCTCCGGATGCGTGAAGGTGCCTGCAAGCTGCTGGCAGCCTGCACACAGCGGGAGCAGGCGCTTGAGGCAACCAAGAGCCTTCTGGTCTGCAACAGCCGCATCATGGCCTACATGGCCGAGCTGCAGCGCATGAAGGAGGCGCAGGTGGCGCAGAGGACGGTCCGGCG CCCCTCGGACGCTGGCCCCATGGACGATCGCTTACCCTGCAGGGGGAAGGTCTGCGTGTCAG atctCCGGATCCCCTTGATGTGGAAGGATACGGAGTATTTCAAAAACAAGGGAG ACCTGCATCGCTGTGCCGTGTTCTGCCTGCTGCAGCTCGGTGTGGAGATCTATGACACCGAGATGGTGCTGGTGGACCGGACGCTCACTGACATCTGCTTTGAGAACGGGGTCCTCTt CACGGAGGCAGGCCCAGACTTCGAGCTGAAGGTGGAGCTGTACAgcgcagggctggaggaggactCTGCGCTTGGTAGCACCCCAAAGAAGCTGGCCAGCAAACTGAGCAGCTCGCTGGGACGTTCCTCCGGGAAGCGGCTGCGTGCGGCGTTGGACGGGGCCCCAGGGAGCCCCGTGAGTAATGGGGggagcagccccctcctgctgccgGCCCCCAGCGTGGC GGGCCCCAAGTACCACCTGCTGGCCCATACCGTGCTCTCACTGGCCGAGGTTCAGGACAGCTTCCGTACCCATGACTTGGCCATCACCAGCAATG AGGAGAGCTCCTTCTGGCTGCCCCTCTATGGCAGCATGTGCTGCCGCCTGGCTGCCCAGCCCAACTGCATGGCCCAGCAGATGATGTGCGGCTTCTTGAAATTGCAG cagcaggtgggcgagcagcagagctgggCGCGGCTGTTCTGCGTGCTGCGGGGCTCCAACCTCCTCTGCTACCGCCGGCCCCAAGACACCGAGGCCCTGGTGGAGCCGGCACTCACCATTGCCATCAACAAG GAGACGCGGATCCGGGCCACGGAGAAGGACCCCAGGAACAAGCTGCAGAGCATGTCGGTGACCAACCGctatgggggggaggaggtgacGCACACGCTGCTGGCGGAGAGCCGGGCCGACACGCAGCGCTGGATGGAGGCCTTCTGGCAGCACTTCTACGACTTga GCCAGTGGAAGCAGTGCTGTGATGAGCTGATGAAGATCGAGGTGCCATCCCCACgcaagcccccagccctgctggccaAGCAGGGCTCCCTGTACCATGAGATGG CTCTCCCTGGCCCTGCGGTGCCGCCCGCGGCCTGCGAGGGGCTCCTGCTCCAGGATAACGCTGTCTCCGCTGAGATTCGGGCGCTTCTCTCCTCCTATTACAGTGACAG CTATTGA
- the LOC115643226 gene encoding rhotekin-like isoform X2 produces MFCRNHRSRVTVARGSALEMEIRRGRFRLSLLGDPPQDTDIQKKIDHELRMREGACKLLAACTQREQALEATKSLLVCNSRIMAYMAELQRMKEAQVAQRTVRRPSDAGPMDDRLPCRGKVCVSDLRIPLMWKDTEYFKNKGDLHRCAVFCLLQLGVEIYDTEMVLVDRTLTDICFENGVLFTEAGPDFELKVELYSAGLEEDSALGSTPKKLASKLSSSLGRSSGKRLRAALDGAPGSPVSNGGSSPLLLPAPSVAGPKYHLLAHTVLSLAEVQDSFRTHDLAITSNEESSFWLPLYGSMCCRLAAQPNCMAQQMMCGFLKLQQVGEQQSWARLFCVLRGSNLLCYRRPQDTEALVEPALTIAINKETRIRATEKDPRNKLQSMSVTNRYGGEEVTHTLLAESRADTQRWMEAFWQHFYDLSQWKQCCDELMKIEVPSPRKPPALLAKQGSLYHEMAIEPVDDIEAVTDILARRVTALELRPDLGCPPWLSLFEGPLLSASHASITSETASASPSRSRPPWGRPRTLSLDARLSTLKGRAGKGPATALRLLAGPPHSSSSSSGSTTPESERQGRCPTRPTLDPRSCLQSQV; encoded by the exons gACACGGACATCCAGAAGAAGATTGACCATGAGCTCCGGATGCGTGAAGGTGCCTGCAAGCTGCTGGCAGCCTGCACACAGCGGGAGCAGGCGCTTGAGGCAACCAAGAGCCTTCTGGTCTGCAACAGCCGCATCATGGCCTACATGGCCGAGCTGCAGCGCATGAAGGAGGCGCAGGTGGCGCAGAGGACGGTCCGGCG CCCCTCGGACGCTGGCCCCATGGACGATCGCTTACCCTGCAGGGGGAAGGTCTGCGTGTCAG atctCCGGATCCCCTTGATGTGGAAGGATACGGAGTATTTCAAAAACAAGGGAG ACCTGCATCGCTGTGCCGTGTTCTGCCTGCTGCAGCTCGGTGTGGAGATCTATGACACCGAGATGGTGCTGGTGGACCGGACGCTCACTGACATCTGCTTTGAGAACGGGGTCCTCTt CACGGAGGCAGGCCCAGACTTCGAGCTGAAGGTGGAGCTGTACAgcgcagggctggaggaggactCTGCGCTTGGTAGCACCCCAAAGAAGCTGGCCAGCAAACTGAGCAGCTCGCTGGGACGTTCCTCCGGGAAGCGGCTGCGTGCGGCGTTGGACGGGGCCCCAGGGAGCCCCGTGAGTAATGGGGggagcagccccctcctgctgccgGCCCCCAGCGTGGC GGGCCCCAAGTACCACCTGCTGGCCCATACCGTGCTCTCACTGGCCGAGGTTCAGGACAGCTTCCGTACCCATGACTTGGCCATCACCAGCAATG AGGAGAGCTCCTTCTGGCTGCCCCTCTATGGCAGCATGTGCTGCCGCCTGGCTGCCCAGCCCAACTGCATGGCCCAGCAGATGATGTGCGGCTTCTTGAAATTGCAG caggtgggcgagcagcagagctgggCGCGGCTGTTCTGCGTGCTGCGGGGCTCCAACCTCCTCTGCTACCGCCGGCCCCAAGACACCGAGGCCCTGGTGGAGCCGGCACTCACCATTGCCATCAACAAG GAGACGCGGATCCGGGCCACGGAGAAGGACCCCAGGAACAAGCTGCAGAGCATGTCGGTGACCAACCGctatgggggggaggaggtgacGCACACGCTGCTGGCGGAGAGCCGGGCCGACACGCAGCGCTGGATGGAGGCCTTCTGGCAGCACTTCTACGACTTga GCCAGTGGAAGCAGTGCTGTGATGAGCTGATGAAGATCGAGGTGCCATCCCCACgcaagcccccagccctgctggccaAGCAGGGCTCCCTGTACCATGAGATGG CTATTGAGCCTGTGGACGACATTGAGGCCGTGACGGACATCCTGGCGCGGCGGGTGACGGCCCTGGAGCTGCGGCCAGACCTTGGCTGCCCCCCATGGCTGTCTCTCTTTGAGGGGCCCCTGCTCAGCGCGTCCCATGCCAGCATCACTTCTGAGACGGCCAGCGCCAGCCCCTCTCGCTCACGCCCGCCGTGGGGCCGGCCCCGCACGCTCTCCCTGGACGCCAGGCTCAGCACGCTGAAGGGGCGTGCTGGGAAGGGCCCCGCCACCGCCCTGCGCCTGCTGGCCggccccccccactccagctcctccagcagcGGCAGCACCACCCCCGAGTCAGAGCGCCAGGGCCGCTGCCCCACTCGCCCCACCCTGGATCCTCGCAGCTGTCTGCAATCCCAGGTCTGA
- the LOC115643216 gene encoding uncharacterized protein LOC115643216, with translation MEEDAPCLGPISSQGPTEGSLLAELVPTEGPHGSLPDVPTGPLANPTNPSLAGGEPAQSCPVLSSAESCSLESLPQSVPPWPWHPGPSTAAAPMPGEDPMAGGEAPPEPSHRPCLAPEASLAELLPESGHNGIAGRRPGGGQSSVELELEPGEKGTQPGSLCKAALEEGETVEGPSLRTA, from the exons ATGGAGGAGGATGCCCCTTGCTTGGGTCCCATATCATCCCAGGGCCCCACTGAGGGCTCcctgctggcagagctggtgCCCACTGAGGGGCCCCATGGCAGTCTCCCAGATGTGCCAACTGGGCCCCTCGCTAACCCCACTAATCCATCATTGGCTGGAGGGGAGCCTGCTCAAAGCTGCCCAGTTCTCTCCAGCGCAGAGTCCTGCTCCCTGGAATCTCTGCCTCAGTCCGTGCCCCCGTGGCCCTGGCATCCTGGCCCCTCCACGGCTGCAGCCCCCATGCCTGGCGAGGACCCCATGGCAG GTGGGGAGGCACCGCCGGAGCCCTCCCACAGGCCCTGCCTGGCGCCAGAGGCCAGCCTGGCGGAGCTCCTCCCGGAGTCAGGACACAACGGCATAGCAGGCAGGAGGCCGGGAGGTGGCCAGAGctcagtggagctggagctggagccaggaGAGAAG GGGACACAGCCTGGGTCTCTCTGCAAGGCggcgctggaggagggggagaccGTTGAGGGCCCCTCCCTCCGTACTGCGTAG